One segment of Candidatus Krumholzibacteriota bacterium DNA contains the following:
- a CDS encoding histidinol-phosphatase HisJ family protein gives MGISTVHDILAGARDIVYPAGMFDYHMHGEFCGHAEGPLEDYVLAAIERNIFEIGFSAHLPLVTAPDPYHAMVEERLPDYVRIVRDLSRKYSGIMTIRLGIEADYFPGLEDKTGRLLQSAPFDYVLGSVHFLGDWHFTSMSGRGKYAEMDPEAVIPAYFGLVGRLINSGLFDILAHPDAIIKEDFRPVAEMTPFYSSIAEMLARAGMSIEVNTAGLRRGAGKIYPDFEFLRKCVEADVPVTLGSDAHRPSDVGRDFDLAFELLAEAGVNSLAVWKNRRMTMRPIDRKGWPEKQA, from the coding sequence GTGGGGATTTCTACGGTCCACGATATTCTTGCCGGCGCCAGGGATATCGTGTATCCTGCCGGTATGTTCGATTATCATATGCATGGAGAATTCTGTGGACATGCCGAGGGGCCTCTTGAGGATTATGTGCTTGCTGCCATAGAAAGGAATATCTTCGAGATAGGATTCAGCGCGCATCTTCCACTCGTTACAGCTCCCGATCCATACCATGCCATGGTGGAAGAAAGACTACCCGACTACGTCAGGATTGTCAGAGACCTTTCCCGCAAATACAGTGGAATTATGACGATCCGGCTGGGGATCGAAGCCGACTACTTCCCCGGTCTGGAGGATAAGACAGGGAGACTCCTTCAAAGCGCACCTTTCGACTATGTTCTTGGATCGGTGCATTTTCTCGGGGATTGGCATTTTACAAGCATGTCAGGGCGGGGAAAATATGCTGAAATGGATCCCGAAGCGGTCATCCCGGCCTATTTTGGTCTCGTGGGACGATTGATCAATAGCGGACTTTTCGATATCCTCGCTCATCCTGACGCGATCATCAAAGAGGATTTCAGACCGGTCGCAGAGATGACCCCCTTTTATTCATCTATCGCTGAGATGCTCGCGCGGGCGGGAATGTCGATAGAAGTCAATACAGCCGGGCTTCGGCGCGGAGCGGGAAAGATATACCCGGATTTTGAATTTCTCAGGAAATGCGTCGAAGCCGATGTTCCGGTGACACTTGGATCGGACGCCCATAGACCTTCGGATGTCGGTCGCGATTTCGACCTTGCCTTTGAACTTCTTGCCGAGGCGGGAGTCAATTCCCTTGCCGTATGGAAGAATCGCCGAATGACGATGCGCCCGATAGATAGAAAAGGCTGGCCGGAAAAACAGGCGTAA
- the hypF gene encoding carbamoyltransferase HypF yields the protein MRWKEINKSIRVRTAIERLRLTVRGRVQGVGFRPSVFRFAAEAGVTGTVRNTNSGVIIEIEGEPGAIDHFGTSLTEHPPPLARLDSVDIEIVEPVGDREFVILESEESGDSDTIFPVDAAVCGDCLAEMRDPRDRRYRYPFINCTNCGPRFTIIEGLPYDRPLTTMSDFEMDAHCRGEYTDPSDRRFHAEPVSCPGCGPKLLLIDDRGEAIDDDPIDGARKIIAAGGILAVKGLGGYHLACLATDGKAVDLLRQRKRRPVKPFALMFRDLETVREFCVVGEREARLLVSSEAPIVILRKSGGGLPENIAPGNGYLGAFLPYTPVHHLLIDGLDLLIMTSANFSDEPLISTEDELEDILGSIADAALINDRKIAHKCDDSIFFVPSGAAVPIRRARGYVPEPIRLPQLVSRSILGTGGQEKGTFTLTRAEMAFVSSHLGDLGDLRGQLNYRAEFESFTRILGIKPEIAVCDMHPDYFTTRFASELGYPTVIKVQHHHAHAVSVMVEHGIDEPVIGVSFDGTGYGTDGKLWGGEFILARHHDFTRLAHLGYIPLPGGAAAVREPWRMALMYLRCLYGCDLLDRAGEFLPLERLPAREILQMAERGINSIETSSIGRLFDAVASLLNCGHRVSYEAEAAVRLEELALNAGTTERHYTFDTTSGDPVRIDPSPVIKGIIEDLRGGKSRQEIAAVFHNSVARLVVDLSYNLCKKTQCGKVVLSGGVFQNRYLCERISRLADGIPPVFYQHRIVPPNDGGISLGQVQAGVAKIIKGMI from the coding sequence ATGAGATGGAAAGAAATCAATAAAAGTATCAGGGTGAGAACCGCAATAGAAAGATTAAGACTGACTGTAAGGGGGCGCGTGCAGGGAGTGGGATTCCGTCCGTCGGTCTTCCGTTTTGCCGCCGAGGCCGGGGTGACTGGAACAGTAAGGAATACGAATAGTGGAGTCATCATAGAGATAGAGGGGGAACCGGGAGCTATAGACCATTTCGGTACTTCTCTCACGGAACATCCGCCGCCTCTGGCCAGGCTCGATTCTGTCGATATCGAAATTGTTGAACCGGTGGGGGACAGGGAATTCGTTATCCTTGAGAGCGAGGAATCGGGCGATTCCGATACGATCTTTCCCGTCGACGCGGCGGTCTGCGGAGACTGCCTCGCCGAGATGAGAGATCCAAGGGACAGGCGTTACAGGTATCCATTCATCAACTGCACGAATTGCGGACCGAGATTTACGATCATCGAGGGATTGCCTTATGACAGACCTCTTACAACTATGAGCGATTTTGAGATGGACGCCCACTGCAGGGGGGAGTATACAGATCCTTCCGACAGGAGATTCCATGCAGAGCCTGTATCGTGCCCCGGATGCGGACCGAAGCTCTTGTTGATAGATGACAGGGGCGAAGCAATAGATGACGATCCGATAGACGGAGCGAGAAAGATAATTGCCGCGGGAGGCATTCTGGCGGTAAAGGGGCTCGGGGGGTATCACCTTGCCTGTCTCGCGACCGACGGTAAAGCTGTCGATCTGCTGCGGCAACGAAAAAGAAGGCCGGTAAAGCCATTCGCGCTTATGTTCAGGGATCTGGAAACAGTAAGGGAATTCTGCGTTGTGGGGGAGCGGGAGGCTCGACTTCTTGTTTCATCAGAAGCTCCGATCGTGATCCTGAGAAAATCCGGAGGAGGGCTTCCCGAAAATATAGCTCCCGGCAACGGATATCTGGGTGCTTTTCTGCCCTACACTCCGGTCCATCATCTTCTGATCGATGGTCTCGACCTGCTGATAATGACCTCTGCCAACTTTTCAGATGAACCGCTCATCTCGACGGAAGACGAACTTGAAGATATACTTGGGTCGATCGCCGACGCTGCGCTGATAAATGACAGAAAGATAGCCCATAAATGCGACGATTCGATCTTTTTCGTTCCTTCGGGGGCCGCTGTCCCGATACGAAGAGCGCGGGGGTATGTTCCGGAGCCGATAAGACTTCCGCAACTGGTATCGAGATCGATCCTCGGTACGGGGGGGCAGGAAAAGGGGACATTTACCCTGACTCGGGCTGAAATGGCTTTCGTTTCATCTCATCTCGGAGACCTGGGCGACCTCAGGGGGCAGCTTAACTACAGGGCAGAGTTCGAATCTTTCACCAGGATCCTCGGAATCAAACCGGAGATCGCGGTCTGCGACATGCATCCCGATTATTTTACGACGAGATTTGCCTCGGAACTGGGTTATCCAACTGTGATAAAGGTGCAACATCACCACGCGCACGCCGTGAGCGTGATGGTCGAACATGGTATTGACGAACCGGTTATCGGGGTCTCTTTCGACGGAACCGGATATGGGACTGATGGAAAGCTCTGGGGGGGAGAATTCATCCTCGCCCGGCACCACGATTTTACCAGGCTCGCGCACCTGGGATATATTCCCCTTCCCGGAGGGGCCGCGGCCGTGCGAGAACCATGGAGAATGGCCCTCATGTATCTACGATGTCTTTATGGTTGTGATCTTCTCGATCGAGCCGGTGAATTTCTGCCTCTTGAAAGGCTACCGGCCCGGGAGATCCTTCAGATGGCCGAACGCGGGATCAATTCGATCGAAACTTCCAGCATCGGCCGTCTTTTCGACGCCGTGGCGTCGCTGCTCAATTGTGGACACAGGGTCAGCTATGAGGCTGAAGCGGCTGTAAGACTGGAGGAACTTGCTCTCAACGCTGGTACGACCGAGCGGCATTATACTTTCGATACTACATCGGGCGATCCGGTCAGGATAGATCCATCCCCGGTGATAAAAGGAATCATCGAGGATCTCAGGGGAGGAAAAAGCCGCCAGGAGATCGCCGCGGTGTTTCATAATTCTGTGGCGCGTCTCGTGGTCGATCTTTCATACAATCTCTGTAAGAAAACTCAATGCGGAAAGGTCGTCCTGTCGGGGGGAGTATTCCAGAATAGATATCTGTGCGAGAGAATATCAAGACTGGCGGACGGAATACCCCCGGTCTTCTATCAGCACAGGATCGTTCCTCCGAACGACGGGGGAATATCCCTAGGGCAGGTACAGGCCGGCGTTGCAAAAATAATAAAGGGAATGATCTGA
- the hypE gene encoding hydrogenase expression/formation protein HypE: MTGSNGEKILLAHGGGGILMKELVRFILERLGVKNDLPLQDSAIIESFPGKIAFTTDSFVIDPVFFPGGDIGHLAVCGTVNDLAVCGAVPLAISLSFIIEEGFAMADLGRIVDSIRMTSEEAGISVITGDTKVVEKGKVDGIFINTAGIGNIPDGIGLSSASARPGDVVIINGTIGDHGLAILSMRENLDFGSALESDTAPLSTLIVPLLKETDGIRVMRDATRGGLAAVLNEIAEDSDVCIEIEEASIPLRDAVRKGCELMGYEPLHIANEGKFVTIVDPGHAGEVLDRMRRHPLGKDAAVIGSVRMSPGGHVIMKTLLGGERVVDIPYGDLLPRIC; the protein is encoded by the coding sequence ATGACAGGCAGTAATGGCGAAAAGATCCTTCTGGCTCATGGCGGCGGAGGGATCCTCATGAAGGAACTGGTACGTTTCATCCTCGAGAGGCTTGGGGTGAAAAACGATCTGCCTCTCCAAGACAGCGCGATAATAGAGTCTTTTCCAGGAAAGATAGCGTTTACCACCGATTCTTTCGTGATCGATCCGGTATTTTTCCCCGGGGGAGATATCGGTCACCTCGCCGTCTGCGGGACGGTGAACGACCTGGCTGTCTGTGGAGCCGTTCCCCTGGCTATATCACTCTCTTTCATAATAGAGGAGGGGTTCGCGATGGCTGATCTCGGCAGAATAGTCGATTCTATAAGAATGACGTCTGAAGAAGCCGGGATATCGGTCATAACTGGAGATACAAAAGTCGTTGAAAAAGGCAAAGTTGACGGGATATTCATCAATACTGCCGGCATCGGCAATATCCCGGACGGGATCGGACTCTCATCGGCTTCAGCCAGACCGGGGGATGTAGTGATAATCAACGGGACTATCGGCGATCACGGACTTGCCATCCTGAGCATGCGCGAAAACCTCGATTTCGGTAGCGCCCTTGAAAGTGACACTGCTCCACTGTCGACTTTGATAGTCCCTCTTCTGAAAGAGACAGATGGGATAAGGGTGATGCGCGACGCGACGAGGGGAGGTCTTGCGGCAGTGCTCAACGAGATTGCCGAAGATTCAGATGTATGTATAGAGATCGAAGAAGCGTCGATTCCTCTGAGGGATGCCGTCCGAAAGGGCTGCGAACTTATGGGATACGAGCCTCTGCACATCGCGAACGAGGGCAAGTTCGTCACAATCGTCGATCCCGGTCATGCCGGTGAAGTACTCGACAGGATGAGGAGGCACCCGCTTGGGAAGGATGCGGCGGTAATCGGATCTGTCAGGATGTCTCCCGGAGGGCATGTCATCATGAAGACTTTACTGGGGGGAGAAAGGGTCGTCGATATTCCCTACGGTGACCTGCTTCCGAGAATCTGCTGA
- a CDS encoding response regulator transcription factor codes for MVDLIGKRLGAGENQPYTAQTPGEAGQLLESEIFDVFILAGELDLDNVLELLDLANRLEHVPSTIIIEIDASRSTLRQALNSGCSYFVDSIDEIERIDEITSFLLRENRELIKRNSPLKVKRLSSPREGIPAGKDLSRRENEILHTMLRGFNNREIAEELEISEKTVKNHLWKIYRKFGVDNRTQLFHNLLKSCPCMNLTAGSGKEKTQPAIMITSG; via the coding sequence ATGGTCGACCTGATCGGGAAGCGGCTTGGAGCAGGCGAGAATCAGCCCTATACCGCCCAGACTCCCGGTGAAGCAGGACAGCTGCTCGAAAGCGAGATATTCGATGTCTTCATTCTCGCCGGGGAGCTCGACCTCGACAATGTCCTTGAACTCCTCGATCTTGCCAATAGGCTCGAACATGTGCCGTCTACGATCATCATCGAGATAGACGCCAGTCGATCGACGCTTCGCCAGGCTCTGAATTCGGGGTGTTCCTATTTCGTCGACAGCATAGATGAGATCGAGCGGATAGATGAGATAACTTCTTTTCTTCTAAGAGAGAACCGGGAATTGATAAAACGGAATTCGCCATTGAAAGTCAAACGGCTTTCTTCCCCTCGTGAAGGGATTCCCGCCGGGAAAGACCTTTCCAGAAGGGAAAACGAGATCCTTCATACGATGCTGCGGGGATTCAACAACAGGGAGATAGCGGAAGAACTGGAGATCAGCGAAAAGACGGTCAAAAATCACCTGTGGAAGATATACAGAAAATTCGGGGTCGATAACAGGACTCAACTTTTTCACAACCTGCTGAAATCCTGCCCGTGCATGAACCTCACCGCTGGTTCCGGGAAAGAAAAGACTCAGCCTGCCATTATGATCACTTCCGGGTGA